A portion of the Sphingobacterium spiritivorum genome contains these proteins:
- a CDS encoding glucose-1-phosphate adenylyltransferase produces the protein MLPKVVSIVLGGGRGTRLFPLTDERSKPAVPIAGKYRLVDIPISNCLNSGFIRIFVLTQFNSASLNKHIKNTYIFSGFSKGFVDILAAEQTNEGDRWYEGTADAVRRSRKYLQNVDYDYVLILSGDQLYQMDFSELIDFHIQNKGEVTLATIPVSKKDAPGFGILKANERNEITSFIEKPSTELLPNWTSEVSDNMKAQGRNYLASMGIYVFSKGILNQLLNENPGMDFGKEIIPDAIGQKNVLSYQYDGYWTDIGTIDSFFEANIGLTDDIPLFNLFDKNTIFSRARMLPPSKISGTTVINSIVADGCIIVAESLEKSVIGIRSRIGKGTRLHSTYMMGCDYYEHLTEVIELTNTQAPPPVGVGENCHIEKAILDKNCRIGNDVYIKGGTHLPDGDFDTYTIRDGIVVVKKNAIIPHGFKIG, from the coding sequence ATGTTGCCAAAAGTCGTATCCATAGTATTGGGCGGAGGACGTGGTACGCGTCTTTTTCCCCTGACCGATGAACGGTCCAAACCAGCTGTTCCGATTGCCGGCAAATATCGCCTGGTAGATATTCCTATTTCGAACTGTCTGAATTCAGGATTTATACGGATTTTCGTATTGACCCAGTTTAATTCGGCTTCGCTGAATAAGCATATCAAGAACACATACATTTTTAGCGGCTTTAGCAAAGGTTTTGTAGATATCCTGGCTGCAGAGCAAACGAATGAAGGTGATCGCTGGTACGAAGGTACTGCCGATGCAGTAAGACGATCTCGCAAGTATTTGCAAAATGTAGATTACGATTATGTGCTTATTCTTTCCGGTGACCAGCTTTACCAAATGGATTTTTCGGAGCTCATTGATTTTCACATTCAAAACAAAGGGGAGGTCACTCTTGCTACCATTCCGGTATCCAAAAAAGATGCTCCGGGTTTTGGTATACTGAAAGCAAATGAGCGGAATGAAATTACTTCTTTTATTGAAAAACCAAGTACTGAATTACTTCCGAACTGGACTTCTGAAGTGAGTGATAATATGAAAGCGCAAGGGCGTAATTATCTGGCTTCTATGGGTATTTATGTGTTTTCAAAAGGAATTCTAAATCAGTTGCTGAATGAAAACCCGGGAATGGACTTCGGTAAGGAAATTATTCCGGACGCCATTGGACAGAAAAATGTTTTAAGCTATCAGTATGACGGATACTGGACAGATATCGGTACAATTGATTCTTTCTTCGAAGCTAATATTGGATTGACGGATGACATTCCTTTATTTAATCTCTTTGACAAGAACACAATTTTTTCCAGAGCGCGGATGTTGCCTCCTTCCAAGATTTCGGGGACTACGGTGATCAATAGTATCGTAGCGGACGGATGCATAATAGTAGCTGAAAGTCTGGAGAAATCTGTTATCGGCATACGTTCCAGAATAGGAAAAGGAACCCGGTTACATTCGACCTATATGATGGGCTGTGATTATTATGAACATCTGACCGAGGTTATTGAGTTGACAAACACCCAGGCGCCGCCACCTGTAGGAGTTGGTGAGAACTGCCATATTGAAAAAGCTATTCTTGATAAAAACTGTAGGATAGGAAATGATGTTTATATAAAAGGAGGTACGCATTTACCGGATGGGGATTTTGATACCTATACTATTCGTGACGGGATTGTAGTGGTAAAGAAAAATGCAATAATTCCTCACGGTTTTAAAATAGGATAA
- a CDS encoding pyridoxal phosphate-dependent aminotransferase, giving the protein MTKLGRELAAKGVNVISLSVGEPDFNTPDNVKEAAKKALDENYTRYSPVPGYPELRQAIVNKLKNENNLDYDISQIVVSTGAKQSLSNVLLTLINPGDEVIIPTPYWVSYSEMVVLAEGKSVFIDTEIDQDFKITPAQLEAAITPKSKVFMFSSPCNPTGSVYSKEELAGLVAVFEKHPEIYIISDEIYEHINFVDQHESIAQFESIKDRVIVVNGFSKAFAMTGWRLGYIAANKEIAAANDKMQGQTTSGTCSISQRAGIAAYEGGLESVNKMKEAFARRRQLVYDLLNDIPGVKTNLPQGAFYFFPEISSFFGKKDGNGNVIQNSADLALYLLNEGHVATVGGDSFGNNNYIRLSYAASDENLKEALRRIKEALSKLS; this is encoded by the coding sequence ATGACAAAACTTGGTCGTGAATTAGCTGCAAAAGGAGTCAATGTCATCAGTTTAAGTGTTGGAGAACCGGATTTCAATACGCCAGACAATGTTAAAGAAGCTGCTAAAAAAGCTCTTGACGAAAACTATACACGTTATTCTCCTGTTCCGGGATATCCCGAACTAAGACAAGCAATTGTCAATAAATTGAAAAATGAGAACAACCTGGATTATGATATTTCGCAGATTGTAGTTTCTACAGGGGCTAAACAATCTCTATCAAATGTATTACTGACGTTGATCAATCCGGGCGATGAGGTGATCATCCCTACTCCATATTGGGTTTCTTACTCTGAAATGGTTGTATTAGCCGAAGGAAAATCCGTATTTATAGATACTGAAATTGATCAGGATTTCAAGATTACCCCTGCCCAGTTAGAAGCAGCAATCACTCCTAAATCAAAAGTATTTATGTTCTCTTCTCCATGTAACCCGACTGGTTCAGTATACAGCAAAGAAGAGCTGGCAGGCTTGGTAGCGGTATTTGAAAAACATCCTGAAATCTACATTATATCAGATGAAATCTACGAGCATATTAATTTTGTTGATCAGCACGAATCTATAGCGCAATTTGAGAGCATTAAAGACAGAGTAATCGTAGTCAACGGTTTTTCAAAAGCATTTGCGATGACCGGATGGCGTCTTGGATATATAGCCGCAAACAAAGAGATAGCTGCAGCTAATGATAAAATGCAGGGACAGACCACTTCAGGAACTTGTTCTATTTCACAACGTGCAGGTATCGCCGCTTACGAAGGCGGACTGGAAAGTGTGAATAAGATGAAAGAAGCGTTTGCGCGCAGACGTCAGCTAGTGTATGACCTGTTGAATGATATTCCGGGAGTAAAAACAAACCTTCCTCAGGGTGCATTTTACTTCTTCCCTGAAATCAGTTCTTTCTTTGGAAAAAAAGACGGTAACGGGAATGTTATTCAAAATTCTGCAGATCTGGCATTGTATCTTTTAAATGAAGGACATGTCGCTACAGTAGGTGGTGATTCATTCGGAAACAATAATTATATCCGTCTTTCATATGCTGCTTCAGATGAAAACCTGAAAGAAGCTCTGAGAAGAATTAAGGAAGCTTTATCTAAACTTAGCTAA
- a CDS encoding ArsR/SmtB family transcription factor has product MVELFKILSNEHRLQILTWLKEPHKYFDAVDIEPEVKDYGVCMSVIQKKAGISQSTTSTYLTSMVNSGVLKSTREGQWTYYKRNEEKIQELADYIKSQL; this is encoded by the coding sequence ATGGTTGAGTTATTCAAGATTTTATCAAACGAGCACCGTTTACAGATTTTAACATGGTTAAAAGAACCTCATAAATATTTTGATGCAGTGGACATTGAACCTGAAGTTAAGGATTACGGTGTTTGTATGAGTGTGATTCAGAAAAAGGCTGGAATTTCGCAATCTACAACTTCTACTTATCTCACCTCTATGGTCAACAGTGGTGTCTTAAAGTCCACCAGAGAAGGACAATGGACATATTACAAGCGTAATGAAGAAAAGATCCAGGAATTAGCAGATTACATAAAGAGTCAACTATGA